From a region of the Oryza sativa Japonica Group chromosome 6, ASM3414082v1 genome:
- the LOC107281158 gene encoding uncharacterized protein, translating to MTEGVSDMQPHRGSESIAEADGGHPQSEIVESNSLPTPESRDDGQMADEAADIESQQDSKMVEIKDQDSGNSSSRSASLNSHEVRIKTDFVFLWRLRKYLLLLAVLAVSVTYNAGLSPPGGFWTDDSPVHHAGDPLLPSKFFQRYEAFFYCNATAFAASLVLIILLLSRGVANQHLWLRAMQVTMILDLFSLMGAYAAGSCRALKSSVYILVLVLSVFFYVGIHILVFIRVVPKWLKEGVQTFMHQTVQKLQRMLKQVLTICHLPKKQRSNQNDKEEIEEARKFILMLSTFAATITYQAGMSPPGGFWAENSHGYRPATFVLRRHNLRRFNIFTCSNATSFVASLVTIILLLSTELSRHGIRTQALFVCVIAELFGLIFAYAAGSCRDVATSLSVIFIIVVVLICALILVMFFQSRTVTIWIDNALRPRFDHFLEMLSWPRENRLSDGNREGPLSSSRQDTDHGNLGDQSTEDVKSAPTNDLESIKDSIPNMANQLHDQKDNLAIATVHSSSADVPSRKGPLPEQVLSEPISALGDRTVSADVPDTEHNIAKCQRDREEQTQELSGHHDSSEADGEVRKSEDGIVSNNDGTKDKGRISGDSEKNPDDVRLKKSRTYLLLLAILAVSLTYQAGINPPGGFWTSNTPSHSAGDPILEDNYHKRYLAFFYFNAIAFLASLVMLIMLLNRKMSNKVIKRRALQTAMITDLLALLGAFVVGSCREKTKSIYISVVIFFVVVAYTFLHVLASKYAVPEQWKQLFKRRQDVLQEHHVDNDAKDAHEKDLERRRNLLFILAILTATVTYQAGLNPPGGIWPDGSGKPGNPVLQDSHPKRYDVFYYSNALSFVSSVAVIILLVNRESCEHGIKSYALRVCLIAGLLGLLIAYSAGSFRKVKSIGYLIIITAAVLICLLIQVLVLSSTNDALEPPARSGRWLQKFFGLADSQKSLASPGQSKNESDKSDPLINEKKEKRHKYLMLLAILAASIAYQAGLNPPGGFWSEDSRDGYKAGNPLLKDIHSRRYMVFYVSNSISFMASIAVIMLLLSKSVRKNKVPLQALFLIMILDLLALMTAYAAGSCRKVRTSIFVFLVVCGVVLYLMIVIILLSGIAKWLKERKGRWPLCWRITRSNKITRS from the coding sequence ATGACGGAGGGTGTCTCTGACATGCAACCTCACCGGGGGAGTGAGAGCATAGCTGAGGCGGATGGCGGACACCCTCAGAGTGAGATTGTTGAGAGCAATAGCCTCCCTACTCCAGAATCGCGCGATGATGGTCAGATGGCAGATGAAGCAGCCGACATCGAAAGCCAGCAAGATAGCAAGATGGTTGAAATTAAAGACCAAGATTCTGGCAACAGCTCCAGCAGGTCAGCATCACTCAATAGCCATGAAGTCAGGATCAAGACTGATTTTGTGTTCTTGTGGAGGTTGCGAAAGTATTTGCTACTTCTTGCTGTGCTAGCTGTTAGTGTCACATACAATGCTGGACTGAGTCCACCAGGGGGATTTTGGACGGACGACAGCCCTGTCCATCATGCTGGTGATCCTCTCCTTCCATCTAAATTCTTCCAGCGATATGAAGCATTCTTTTACTGCAATGCAACAGCCTTTGCTGCATCTCTGGTCTTAATCATCTTGCTTCTAAGTAGGGGTGTGGCCAATCAGCATTTATGGCTTCGTGCGATGCAGGTTACCATGATATTGGACCTCTTTAGCCTTATGGGGGCCTATGCTGCAGGGAGTTGCAGAGCTCTAAAGTCTTCTGTTTATATATTGGTGCTAGTTTTATCTGTTTTCTTCTATGTTGGAATCCACATTCTAGTATTCATAAGGGTGGTTCCAAAATGGTTAAAAGAGGGTGTACAAACATTTATGCATCAAACTGTACAGAAGCTGCAAAGAATGCTGAAGCAAGTTCTAACCATTTGTCATCTCCCCAAGAAGCAAAGGAGCAACCAAAATGATAAGGAAGAAATCGAGGAAGCTCGTAAGTTCATATTGATGCTCTCAACTTTTGCTGCTACTATCACATACCAAGCTGGAATGAGTCCACCTGGTGGCTTTTGGGCTGAAAACAGTCATGGCTACCGTCCAGCTACTTTTGTTCTTCGCAGGCACAACCTTCGCCGCTTCAATATTTTCACCTGTTCCAATGCAACTTCTTTTGTGGCATCTTTGGTCACAATCATATTACTTCTGAGCACAGAATTGAGCCGGCATGGGATAAGGACTCAGGCATTGTTTGTGTGTGTCATAGCCGAACTGTTTGGTCTGATTTTTGCTTATGCTGCAGGAAGCTGCAGGGATGTTGCAACATCACTGTCTGTGATCTTCATAATTGTTGTGGTTTTAATATGTGCCTTGATCCTTGTTATGTTCTTTCAATCCAGAACTGTAACAATTTGGATCGATAATGCATTGAGACCTAGATTTGACCATTTTCTAGAAATGCTTTCATGGCCACGGGAAAACCGGTTATCAGATGGAAATCGAGAAGGACCCTTGTCAAGTTCTCGGCAGGATACAGATCATGGAAATTTGGGTGACCAATCAACTGAAGATGTAAAATCTGCACCAACCAATGATTTGGAAAGCATAAAAGATAGCATACCCAATATGGCAAATCAACTTCATGATCAGAAAGATAATTTGGCCATTGCAACAGTACACTCTTCATCAGCAGATGTACCAAGTAGAAAAGGTCCTCTGCCAGAGCAGGTCTTGTCCGAACCAATTTCAGCACTTGGTGATCGGACAGTATCAGCTGATGTGCCTGACACTGAACATAATATAGCCAAGTGCCAGAGGGATCGTGAAGAACAAACTCAAGAACTGAGCGGTCATCATGATAGTTCAGAGGCTGATGGAGAAGTCAGAAAGTCGGAGGATGGCATTGTGAGCAATAATGATGGCACAAAGGATAAAGGTAGAATCAGTGGTGACAGCGAGAAAAACCCAGATGATGTTCGTCTTAAGAAGTCACGCACATACCTATTGCTTCTTGCAATTCTTGCAGTTTCCTTGACATATCAGGCGGGTATAAATCCACCAGGTGGCTTTTGGACATCAAATACCCCTAGTCACTCAGCTGGTGATCCCATCCTTGAGGATAATTACCATAAGAGATACCTTGCATTCTTTTATTTCAACGCGATTGCCTTTCTAGCTTCTCTTGTCATGCTCATTATGCTCCTGAACAGGAAGATGAGCAACAAGGTTATAAAACGCCGTGCACTACAAACGGCGATGATAACTGACTTACTTGCTCTATTGGGGGCTTTTGTTGTTGGGAGCTGCAGGGAGAAAACAAAGTCCATTTACATATCAGTGGTGATATTTTTTGTAGTAGTTGCATATACTTTTCTTCATGTTTTGGCTTCAAAGTATGCAGTTCCTGAACAGTGGAAACAATTGTTTAAGCGGCGACAGGATGTACTACAAGAACATCATGTAGATAATGATGCAAAGGATGCTCATGAGAAGGACTTGGAGCGGAGGCGTAATTTGCTATTCATTCTTGCTATTCTAACAGCAACTGTCACATATCAAGCTGGCCTGAACCCTCCAGGTGGCATTTGGCCTGATGGGAGTGGCAAACCTGGCAATCCAGTTCTTCAAGATAGCCATCCAAAGCGTTATGATGTTTTCTACTATTCAAATGCTCTCTCATTTGTGTCATCTGTGGCTGTTATCATACTACTTGTCAATAGGGAATCGTGCGAGCATGGAATCAAGTCCTACGCACTGCGTGTCTGCTTGATAGCGGGTTTGCTTGGTCTCCTGATTGCTTATTCTGCAGGAAGCTTCAGGAAAGTAAAATCAATAGGTTATCTCATTATCATAACTGCTGCAGTTCTCATCTGTCTTTTAATTCAAGTTCTTGTACTGTCATCAACAAATGATGCACTAGAACCGCCAGCCAGGTCAGGGAGATGGTTACAGAAGTTTTTTGGGCTTGCTGATTCTCAAAAGTCACTAGCAAGTCCAGGTCAGTCAAAAAATGAAAGTGACAAGTCAGATCCCCTTATcaatgaaaagaaagaaaagaggcaTAAGTACTTGATGCTGCTTGCAATTCTTGCTGCATCCATTGCTTACCAAGCTGGTCTGAACCCACCCGGGGGTTTCTGGTCAGAGGACAGTCGTGATGGCTACAAGGCTGGCAACCCGCTCCTTAAGGACATACACTCCAGACGCTATATGGTGTTCTATGTTTCTAATTCCATCTCTTTCATGGCATCTATTGCTGTAATCATGCTTCTGCTGAGTAAATCTGTGAGAAAGAATAAGGTTCCACTCCAAGCATTGTTCTTGATCATGATACTAGACCTGTTGGCTCTGATGACAGCTTATGCAGCTGGAAGCTGCAGAAAGGTCAGAACATCAATATTTGTCTTCTTGGTAGTATGCGGGGTGGTGCTATACCTTATgattgtaattattttattgaGTGGTATCGCAAAATGGCTGAAAGAAAGGAAAGGTAGGTGGCCTCTGTGCTGGAGAATAACAAGGAGTAACAAAATAACAAGGAGCTGA
- the LOC107281259 gene encoding zinc finger BED domain-containing protein RICESLEEPER 2-like: protein MECKAKCRFCHHNYAYRPGGTTTTLNRHLDKCTIYLNKLAKAKAQGTLDFPLADGSMVVHPTEYDHDHTKLLIARMIILHDYPFRIVEHKGFNALMKWMNPSYEFIGRKAIKSECMKLYESEKEHLRKSLREAETISLTTDMWTSNQNLQYMCLVAHYIDVNWVLQCRVLNFVEVEPPHTGIVIAQAIFDCLVDWKIEDKVMTITLDNASNNDTAVSNLKSKLAARKNAQFDPDYFHVRCAAHIVNLVVNDGLQQIQSLITNVRNTVKYFKKSPARMYKFVGVCNTYSIKVGRGLSIDVKTRWSSTYRMLETCIEYRNGFDYYAESDTKYEWLPLQSEWDLFEKIQPILGTMSGATTAFSGSTYPTANVFYPYIAKVKIAILASRAQAQTALLEAARLGQQSRLYEPDPNDVLLVTMADAMLEKFNKYWENTNNIMIIATILDPRFKMRYIRWCFSEFFGETRCVTEVAAITDEMEKLYRKYERICRHNQGGNSPHNGHSASSSISTTTSLASIIPSGFQSFLQSNAKESSKSELLIYLDEPNVSLEDSTFNLLNYWKVNAHRFPVVSNMAKRFLAVPASSVSSESTFSTGGRILDDYRSSLKPETVQALVCASSWIRASQNDNSAPIPVGENGDDDIEIVDFPNCVVASN from the exons ATGGAATGTAAGGCAAAGTGTAGGTTTTGTCATCACAACTATGCATATCGCCCTGGGGGAACCACTACAACACTAAATCGTCACTTAGATAAGTGCACAATATATCTGAACAAGCTTGCAAAGGCTAAAGCTCAAGGTACACTTGATTTTCCTTTAGCTGATGGTTCTATGGTTGTGCATCCTACTGAGTATGATCATGATCACACTAAACTTTTGATTGCCCGTATGATAATTCTACATGATTACCCATTTAGAATTGTTGAGCATAAAGGGTTTAATGCCTTGATGAAGTGGATGAATCCTAGCTATGAATTCATTGGTCGCAAGGCCATAAAAAGTGAATGCATGAAATTGTATGAATCTGAAAAGGAACATCTCAGGAAAAGTCTTAGGGAGGCTGAGACCATAAGTTTAACTACAGATATGTGGACATCAAATCAAAACCTTCAGTATATGTGTTTGGTGGCTCATTACATAGATGTTAATTGGGTTTTGCAATGCCGTGTCCTAAACTTTGTTGAGGTGGAGCCTCCTCACACCGGTATTGTCATAGCTCAAGCTATTTTTGATTGCTTGGTTGATTGGAAAATAGAGGACAAGGTCATGACAATAACCCTTGATAATGCTTCAAACAATGACACcgctgtttcaaatttgaagtcTAAGCTTGCTGCTAGAAAGAATGCTCAGTTTGATCCAGATTATTTCCATGTTCGTTGTGCTGCCCACATAGTTAATTTGGTTGTTAATGATGGCCTGCAACAAATTCAATCTTTGATAACCAATGTTAGGAACACTGTGAAGTACTTTAAGAAGTCTCCAGCCCGTATGTATAAGTTTGTGGGTGTGTGCAACACTTATTCAATTAAAGTTGGTAGAGGGTTGTCTATTGATGTTAAAACAAGGTGGAGTTCGACCTATCGGATGCTAGAGACATGCATTGAGTATAGAAATGGTTTTGATTATTATGCTGAATCAGACACCAAATATGAATGGCTACCTTTACAATCTGAATGGGATTTGTTTGAGAAAATTCAGCCAATCTTGGGAACAATGTCTGGTGCAACCACTGCATTTTCAGGGTCAACCTACCCCACTGCCAATGTTTTCTATCCATACATAGCTAAAGTTAAGATTGCAATATTAGCTTCTAGAGCACAAGCACAAACTGCACTGTTAGAAGCTGCAAGGTTAGGGCAGCAGTCTAGACTTTATGAACCTGACCCTAATGATGTATTGCTGGTGACTATGGCTGATGCAATGTTGGAAAAATTCAATAAATATTGGGAGAACACAAACAATATCATGATCATTGCTACaatccttgaccctaggttcaAAATGAGGTACATTAGATGGTGCTTCAGTGAATTTTTTGGTGAGACAAGGTGTGTAACAGAGGTTGCTGCCATAACTGATGAGATGGAAAAACTCTACAGAAAGTATGAGCGGATATGTCGCCACAACCAAGGTGGGAACAGTCCACACAATGGTCACTCGGCCTCATCCTCAATCTCTACTACCACCTCATTGGCTTCAATTATTCCAAGTGGATTTCAATCCTTTTTGCAGTCAAATGCTAAAGAATCCTCAAAGTCTGAGTTACTCATCTATCTAGATGAACCAAATGTGTCCCTCGAAGATAGCACTTTCAACTTACTCAATTATTGGAAGGTAAATGCCCATAGGTTTCCTGTTGTGTCCAACATGGCAAAGAGGTTCTTGGCTGTTCCAGCTAGCAGTGTGTCATCAGAGTCCACTTTTAGTACCGGGGGAAGAATTCTTGATGACTACCGGAGTTCTTTGAAGCCAGAAACAGTTCAGGCTTTGGTTTGTGCTTCAAGCTGGATAAGAGCCTCTCAAAATGACAATAGTGCACCTATCCCTGTG GGAGAAAATGGAGATGATGACATCGAAATAGTGGACTTCCCCAATTGTGTGGTGGCAAGCAACTA G